DNA sequence from the Nicotiana tomentosiformis chromosome 3, ASM39032v3, whole genome shotgun sequence genome:
CTGACCAAAAACATCAATCTTTTCACCTCCCACCAAAAGTAAGTACGAGTtggggaaaaaaaagaaagaagacgCGCAAAATTAATAAGGGCAGACAACAATAATTAGAAATAAGAAAGAAAACTTTCACATAATTACGTGCGTGTGCTATGCAAAAAAAGCTTTAAAAAAACATCATCAGCTAGTAGTCAATGATAACACCAAActttttataacttttattttggTCTCAACTAGCCAAACTGTTATGACAATATAGTCTACACAATAGGGATCTGTTGTAATTGGTTGTAGGCAAAACATTTGTAATATTATTCTTTTTTCACTTATTAAAAGGGGTGGTAGGTGTGTGTATATATGGACTTGGACAAGTTTCAAAGAGCTTTTATATATACGTGGTTTTCAACTATAGCTGCAATCTTGCAGTTCAAAATTCCAAGCTTTGCTCTAATGAAGGCTGCTCTCAAATATTTGGTAGGCATTGCTGGCCCAAGTGGCTTTGGCTCTAAATCCACTGCTGACCAAGTCACTCAACATTCCTCTCTCAATTCTCAGCAGCTCATGACTGCAATTATCACTGGTACTAATTAGTCTTATATTCTCTTTCTTTTTCATCTCTAATTTGCTTATGCTCTTGAGTTTTTGGGACGGTTATAAGGCTAAACAATATGCCTTTTGTAATTAATGAGCCAGTAATTCATAGGCAGTGGCTTGGTTGAAGGAATTTAAAGCTAGTTTTTGTAAGGCAACTGTTACTGCCTGCTAATATGTGCATGTTTGGAAAAATTCAGTTCTATCACATGAAGGAGAAAATATTCTTTAAAAGAATAATTCCTTTCTTTGATTTTTCAgcttttcttttctccttcttcttcttgaaacttttgtttcttttcttttagtTGATATTGTTGTTAGAGCAACTGGGAATTAAAGGGATTTTCCAGCTTTTTGAGTGGTTCTGAGAATAATCAACTGTTCGATGTAATCATAAGCAATTTAAAATTCATCATGGAATTTTGGTCGACATGCATTAACTAATTAACTATTTTGGAGAATTAATCTTTGAACAAACTACTAATACCAATTAAGAAATATTCGTGGAGTTGATTTTTCAGTatgagatttttggacttaaAATTCTCAAGACACATGGAATTAAGATGGAGTACTTTCTTGGCACTTTTTCTTCCAAGAAGAAGCATCTTTCTCAAAAACTTGTGTACTTCCCATGACCCATTTTTCCAAAGGTTATTCCTATGTTTTTCAGATGTAGGGTATGAAATATTCATGAGGCTTCACTCATCATTTTGTACCTGATCACTTTTCTCTATCACACATAGTATTGaataaaacaacaataataacaaaaaaTTCAGTCTAGTTCCACTAAATAGGATAATGTGTCTGTAGACCTTATCCCTAACTTGTAAAAATAAAAAGGTTATTTCCAATAAACCCTATCATAATTTGAATAAAACCTTTCAATTTATTTCCCCACCCCGCAAAGAGAGCGAAAAAAAGAGTGGAGCTAAGGGGTGGGGTAGAAGAGGTTTTCCTTTCCTTTTCTAGAATCATACTATAAATTTTGAAGATTAACATATTCAATTCTCTTTTTAGTGTTTCTTTTTATTTGAAGGAAGATATAGTTTTGTCTCTACTTGGGTTGTTGATTAACAGATCCTACAAGATTTCCTATCTGGACAGTACTGAGTGCTAATCATATGCTATATATTCTTTAACACAGAAAAGTTCAGTATCAAAATATTTTAATAACAACCTCTCACTATCTTtcattaattagtattttaatcACCATGCATTATTTAGTGCAGATCCAATATAGAAACCTAATTTAATACATGTCATAAAAAGTAGACAAAGAATCATGATATTGTATAATTTTTTTTGGTTTAATAATCATACTGTAAAAATTACAGGCGCAACATCAGGGATAGGGGCAGAAACAGCAAGAGTACTGGCAAAAAGGGGTGTAAGGATAGTAATCCCAGCAAGGGACTTAAAGAAAGCAGCAATTGTGAAGGAATCCATACAAAAAGAGAGTCCAATGGCTGAGATTATATTATTAGAGATAGACTTGAGTTCAGTTGCTTCTATTCAGAGATTTTGTGCTCAGTTCTTGTCTTTAGGACTGCCTCTTCACATTCTCATgtatgtattttttttcttttgatcacgagtttaagttatatttatactataagGGCACTTAAAATAAGGTAAGTTAACCGCTAAAACAGGTAAACGTGGCCTAATGGTACAAAAATTCTTTACATGGACATTATATTACAtaaaattttctttctttgtgttttcttttctttttaggaAGTGAAGGGTGTGAACGTAATTTATGATTGGTCTGAAATTTTAATCATGCAGAAATAATGCGGGGAAATTTTCGCAGAAACTGGAGTTCTCTGAAGACAAAATCGAGATGACTTTTGCCACAAACTACTTAGGTAACTCCTTGTTATATACTCGGGACCATTATCTTTTTTGATGGAGTTGGGACTTCAATACCCAAGTTGAAGAGGATAACGAAGTcccacaaaaagaaaaataaataaataaaaaggccTAGTGATAACTAAACTCTAGTCCCTTGTGATGGATGTATAAGAGTTTGAGTTATATGCACTAATATTATGAATATAAATATTTACATGTTAGTAATAGGTAaatttaatataaaaaaataactacCTACTATTATATATAGGTTAAACAAGACTTACGAAAATATTTAACTCTGTTAGTACACATAACCTAAATCATGGTGTTTGGACTTTGGCAGGTCATTTTCTATTGACAGAGTTGCTATTAGAGAAAATGGTGGAGACAGCAGAAGCCACAGGGATTCAAGGAAGAATAGTGAATGTTACTTCAGTAGTTCACAACTGGGTGAAAAGAGATCAATTCCGTTTCTGCAAATTGCTCAATCCCAACAAGTAATATTAATACTACTAGTATTTAATTagtaaatattttcataattacTTCTTATACGAGATTTATACAAAGTTAGTTCCAACTTGTTCCTCTAAACTAATTCGTCTTGGTGATGCATGTCACAGTTATAATGGTACTCGTGCATATGCTCAGTCAAAATTGGCCAACATTTTACA
Encoded proteins:
- the LOC104093517 gene encoding short-chain dehydrogenase TIC 32 B, chloroplastic, which encodes MDLDKFQRAFIYTWFSTIAAILQFKIPSFALMKAALKYLVGIAGPSGFGSKSTADQVTQHSSLNSQQLMTAIITGATSGIGAETARVLAKRGVRIVIPARDLKKAAIVKESIQKESPMAEIILLEIDLSSVASIQRFCAQFLSLGLPLHILINNAGKFSQKLEFSEDKIEMTFATNYLGHFLLTELLLEKMVETAEATGIQGRIVNVTSVVHNWVKRDQFRFCKLLNPNNYNGTRAYAQSKLANILHAKELSRQLKARNANVAINAVHPGIVKTGIIRDHKGFITDSLYFMASKLLKSTSQGAATTCYVALSPQTEGISGKYFADCNESHCSVLANDETEALKLWKGTRVLIHRRLFPHVG